In Monodelphis domestica isolate mMonDom1 chromosome 4, mMonDom1.pri, whole genome shotgun sequence, one DNA window encodes the following:
- the CLIP3 gene encoding CAP-Gly domain-containing linker protein 3, with amino-acid sequence MTKTDAAALPPEEEEEEEEEEEEEPLPEAPSPIPERRQKPVVHPSAPAPLPKDYAFTFFDPNDPACQEILLDPRTTIPELFAIIRQWVPQVQHKIDVIGNEILRRGCHVNDRDGLTDMTLLHYACKAGAHGVGDPVAAVRLSQQLLALGGDVTLRSRWTNMNALHYAAYFDVPDLIRVLLKGARPRVVNSTCSDFNHGSALHIAASNLCLGAARCLLEHGANPALRNRKGQVPAEVVPDPMDMSLDKAEAALVAKELRTLLEEAVPLSCALPKVTLPNYDNVPGNLMLSALGLRLGDRVLLDGQKAGTLRFCGTTEFASGQWVGVELDEPEGKNDGSVGGVRYFICPPKQGLFASVSKVSKAADAPPSSVTSTPRTPRMDFSRVTGKGRKERKAKKKSPSPSLGSLQREGVKAEVGDQVLVAGQKQGIIRFYGKTDFAPGYWFGIELDHPTGKHDGSVFGVRYFTCPPRHGVFAPASRIQRIGGSTDAPKDSIAVKKVQVTMTQPKHTFPTVRTPKDITSENSISRLLFCCWFPWMLRAEMQS; translated from the exons ATGACGAAGACGGACGCCGCAGCGCTGCCCccggaggaggaagaggaggaggaggaggaggaggaagaggagcccCTGCCAGAAGCTCCCAGCCCCATCCCGGAGCGCAGGCAGAAGCCAGTGGTGCACCCCTCAGCCCCAGCCCCGCTTCCCAAGGACTATG CCTTCACTTTCTTTGACCCCAATGACCCAGCCTGTCAGGAGATTCTGCTGGACCCTCGCACGACTATCCCCGAGCTCTTCGCCATCATCCGCCAGTGGGTGCCCCAAGTTCAGCACAAGATCGATGTCATCGGCAATGAG ATCCTACGCCGCGGATGTCACGTGAATGACCGCGATGGGCTCACCGACATGACTCTGCTGCACTATGCCTGCAAAGCTGGGGCCCACGGCGTTG GGGACCCCGTGGCCGCCGTGCGCCTGTCGCAGCAGCTGCTGGCCCTGGGCGGGGACGTGACCCTGAGGAGCCGCTGGACCAACATGAACGCGCTCCATTACGCGGCATATTTTGACGTCCCCGACCTCATCCGAGTGCTGCTCAAGGGGGCCCGGCCCCGAG TGGTGAACTCGACCTGCAGCGACTTCAATCACGGCTCCGCACTCCACATCGCCGCCTCCAACCTGTGCCTGGGGGCTGCCCGCTGCCTCTTGGAGCACGGGGCCAACCCTGCTCTGCGG AACCGCAAGGGGCAGGTCCCGGCGGAGGTTGTCCCAGACCCCATGGACATGTCCCTGGACAAGGCAGAGGCTGCCCTGGTGGCCAAGGAGCTGAGGACGCTGCTGGAGGAGGCGGTGCCCCTGTCCTGCGCCCTCCCCAAGGTCACGCTGCCCAACTACGACAACGTCCCGGGCAACCTCATGCTCAGCGCCCTGGGCCTCCGGCTGGGAGACCGCGTCCTGCTGGACGGCCAGAAG GCAGGGACGCTGCGTTTCTGTGGGACCACTGAGTTCGCCAGTGGCCAGTGGGTAGGCGTGGAGCTGGACGAGCCCGAGGGCAAGAATGATGGCAGCGTGGGGGGTGTCCGATACTTCATCTGCCCCCCTAAGCAGG GgctctttgcctctgtctccaAGGTGTCCAAAGCAGCTGATGCCCCTCCTTCCTCTGTCACCTCCACTCCTCGTACCCCTCGGATGGACTTCTCCCGCGTCACTGGCAAGGGCCGAAAGGAACGCAAAG CAAAGAAAAAGTCCCCATCACCCTCCCTGGGCAGCCTCCAACGTGAGGGTGTGAAGGCTGAAGTTGGGGACCAAGTGCTGGTGGCTGGGCAGAAGCAGGGTATCATTCGCTTCTATGGGAAGACAGACTTTGCCCCTG GTTATTGGTTTGGCATTGAGCTCGACCACCCAACAGGGAAACATGACGGCTCTGTGTTTGGGGTCAGGTACTTCACGTGCCCCCCTCGCCATGGGGTCTTTGCACCTGCATCCCGCATACAGAG AATTGGAGGCTCCACTGATGCCCCCAAGGACAGCATTGCGGTCAAGAAAGTCCAAGTGACCA